From Melanotaenia boesemani isolate fMelBoe1 chromosome 12, fMelBoe1.pri, whole genome shotgun sequence, a single genomic window includes:
- the LOC121649895 gene encoding mitochondrial chaperone BCS1: MPLSDFLDGLKDNPYFGAGFGLVGVGTALAVARKGAQVGMIFFRRHYMITLEVPSRDKSYHWLLSWITKHARHTQHLSVETSYLAHESGRIHTQFDFHPSPGNHIIWYGRKWIRVERTREKQMVDLHTGTPWESVTFTALGRDRQIFFNILQEARELALKQEEGRTVMYTAMGAEWRPFGFPRRRRPLSSVVLDTGVSERIVDDVKEFIGNPKWYTDRGIPYRRGYLLYGPPGCGKSSFITALAGELGYSICLMSLSDRTLSDDRLNHLLSVAPQQSIILLEDVDAAFVSRELLPTENPLAYQGMGRLTFSGLLNSLDGVASSEARIVFMTTNFIDRLDPALIRPGRIDLKQYIGHCTHFQLTQMFQRFYPDEPASEGEKFAKCALAAHSEISAAQVQGHFLLHKMDPAGSIDNVAQMKG; this comes from the exons ATGCCTCTGTCTGACTTCCTGGACGGCCTGAAGGACAACCCCTACTTCGGTgctggttttggtttggttgGGGTCGGGACAGCGCTAGCAGTAGCCAGAAAAGGTGCTCAGGTGGGAATGATCTTCTTCCGTAGGCACTATATGATCACTCTAGAGGTCCCCAGCAGGGATAAAAGCTACCACTGGTTGCTGAGCTGGATCACCAAGCACGCCAGACACACTCAGCACCTCAGCGTGGAGACCTCCTACCTGGCACATGAGAGTGGACGGATTCACACGCAGTTTGACTTCCACCCGAGCCCTGGGAACCACATCATCTG GTATGGTAGGAAGTGGATTAGGGTGGAGCGGACCAGAGAAAAGCAGATGGTGGATCTCCACACTGGAACGCCGTGGGAGTCTGTCACTTTCACTGCTTTAGGCAGAGACAGGCAAATCTTCTTTAATATACTACAAGAAG CAAGGGAACTGGCCCTGAAGCAAGAGGAAGGAAGGACGGTGATGTACACAGCCATGGGGGCGGAGTGGAGGCCCTTTGGGTTTCCACGGCGCCGAAGACCTCTTAGCTCTGTGGTACTGGATACCGGCGTTTCTGAAAGGATCGTGGATGATGTGAAGGAATTCATTGGAAACCCCAAATGGTACACAGATAGAG GTATTCCCTACAGGAGAGGATATCTACTGTATGGTCCTCCAGGATGTGGAAAGAGCAGCTTTAT CACTGCGCTGGCAGGTGAGCTAGGTTACAGCATCTGTCTGATGAGTCTAAGCGACCGAACGCTTTCAGATGACCGCCTGAACCACCTCCTCAGTGTGGCGCCGCAGCAAAGCATCATTCTGTTGGAGGACGTGGATGCTGCTTTTGTGAGCCGAGAACTTCTTCCCACAGAAA ACCCTCTGGCCTACCAGGGAATGGGAAGACTGACCTTCAGTGGACTGCTTAACTCACTTGATGGAGTGGCTTCATCAGAGGCCAGAATAGTTTTTATGACCACCAACTTCATTGATAG GTTAGATCCGGCACTCATCCGACCCGGCCGTATTGATCTGAAACAGTACATCGGGCACTGCACCCACTTCCAGCTCACCCAGATGTTCCAGAGGTTCTACCCAGACGAGCCAGCCTCTGAAGGAGAGAAGTTTGCAAAGTGTGCCTTAGCCGCCCACTCTGAGATCAGTGCTGCTCAGGTGCAAGGACACTTTCTGCTACACAAAATGGATCCTGCGGGGTCTATAGACAATGTTGCCCAGATGAAAGGATGA